A DNA window from Aneurinibacillus sp. REN35 contains the following coding sequences:
- a CDS encoding DUF554 domain-containing protein, with product MVLLGTVINAVAIIIGALLGSLLSGIKENMRVTVMQGIALAVFVLGLQMGMSSKNFLLVIASLVIGSILGEWWRIEERLQSVGTWLERRVGSKGKGSISTAFVTTTLVYCVGAMAILGSLDSGLRGDHQVLFTKAMLDGFSAIIFASALGIGVIFSAIPVFLYQGILSLSASFIYQIVDEKMLMLIVDEITATGGIMIMAIAINLLDLKKIRIANMLPALLIVSIGVPLIEKWPAIQRWIENIL from the coding sequence GGTTGCGATCATTATAGGGGCGCTGCTAGGTTCATTATTGTCTGGAATTAAAGAGAATATGCGGGTTACTGTGATGCAGGGGATCGCATTGGCCGTTTTCGTATTAGGGCTTCAGATGGGCATGTCGTCTAAGAACTTTTTGTTGGTAATCGCAAGTCTTGTCATAGGAAGTATCTTGGGAGAATGGTGGAGAATTGAAGAGCGGCTTCAATCGGTAGGCACTTGGCTGGAGCGGCGCGTAGGAAGTAAAGGAAAGGGGAGCATATCCACTGCGTTTGTAACGACTACACTGGTTTATTGTGTAGGTGCTATGGCGATATTAGGTTCGCTCGACAGCGGACTTAGAGGAGATCATCAAGTATTGTTTACGAAAGCCATGCTGGATGGATTCTCAGCGATTATTTTTGCATCTGCTTTAGGAATAGGCGTGATCTTTTCGGCTATCCCTGTATTCCTATATCAAGGTATTTTGTCATTGAGCGCATCGTTTATTTATCAGATTGTTGATGAGAAGATGTTGATGCTGATCGTTGATGAGATTACGGCTACGGGCGGTATTATGATTATGGCCATTGCGATTAACCTACTGGATCTTAAAAAGATTCGGATTGCTAATATGCTGCCTGCGCTGCTCATCGTATCCATCGGAGTTCCTCTTATAGAGAAGTGGCCTGCTATACAACGCTGGATTGAGAATATACTATAA
- a CDS encoding DUF3343 domain-containing protein, which yields MHTCILIAFDSTQQALRAEMLLEYADIDVDTRPTPKEITAGCALSIDIPAADFSVASRIIRDEKVEIKGYYHMVEGMYEPFVKQEEAECEA from the coding sequence ATGCATACATGTATTCTTATTGCATTTGACTCCACCCAGCAGGCGCTGCGAGCAGAAATGCTGCTTGAATACGCAGATATTGATGTGGATACGAGACCGACACCAAAGGAAATTACGGCGGGCTGTGCGCTGTCCATTGATATTCCCGCAGCAGATTTTTCCGTTGCCAGCCGCATAATTAGAGATGAAAAGGTAGAGATAAAAGGGTATTATCATATGGTAGAAGGTATGTATGAGCCTTTTGTCAAACAGGAAGAAGCTGAGTGTGAGGCATAA
- the yyaC gene encoding spore protease YyaC has product MVNDNNTVQMYPPNPFRIDHSEEQATELLSQHLQQRIRVYRGHPELVVFCIGTDRSTGDALGPIVGSNLERLYPNNVSIYGTLDSPVHAVNLQETIDYVKKNHANPLIIAIDACLGQLNSVGKISVAHGPIKPGAGVKKQLPEVGTFHITGIVNIGGFMEYFVLQNTRLSVVMKMGEVIANSLYNAISQAKDSAPRYMHKLHANSFYHRATE; this is encoded by the coding sequence ATGGTGAACGACAACAATACGGTACAAATGTACCCGCCCAATCCGTTTCGTATTGACCATTCAGAGGAACAAGCCACCGAACTATTAAGCCAGCACCTTCAACAGCGGATCCGCGTCTATCGCGGACATCCTGAGCTTGTCGTTTTCTGTATTGGAACGGACCGCTCAACCGGAGATGCCCTGGGTCCTATTGTCGGATCGAATTTAGAGCGCCTGTATCCAAATAACGTATCCATTTATGGCACCCTTGATTCCCCTGTACATGCCGTTAATCTTCAAGAGACGATTGATTATGTGAAGAAAAATCATGCCAATCCACTTATTATTGCCATAGACGCCTGTCTTGGACAACTCAACAGCGTCGGTAAGATTTCTGTAGCACACGGCCCCATTAAACCAGGAGCAGGTGTAAAAAAGCAATTGCCTGAAGTCGGTACGTTTCATATTACTGGAATCGTAAACATTGGTGGATTTATGGAGTATTTTGTTCTGCAAAATACACGTCTGAGCGTTGTGATGAAGATGGGTGAAGTCATTGCCAATTCATTATATAACGCTATTTCTCAAGCAAAAGACTCTGCCCCTCGTTATATGCATAAGCTACACGCTAATTCGTTTTATCACAGAGCAACGGAATAA